The following proteins are encoded in a genomic region of Planococcus lenghuensis:
- a CDS encoding Lrp/AsnC family transcriptional regulator — MESVFSKVLDSIDVQLLDILQHEAQLSNAELARRVSLSSPAVHARVRRLENEGYISRQVAILNQEKLGFDLLCFIFISTTVHQAEELHVLESALQAMPEVLECHCLTGEYDYLLKVANRDRADLQAFIRKLNRLGVTKIQTSLVLREVKDSTVLPITGGPDAI, encoded by the coding sequence ATGGAATCTGTTTTCAGTAAAGTACTCGATTCAATCGATGTCCAGCTGCTTGATATACTGCAACACGAAGCCCAATTGAGCAATGCGGAATTGGCCCGGCGCGTCAGCCTCTCCTCCCCTGCTGTTCATGCACGTGTCCGCCGCCTGGAAAACGAGGGATACATCAGCCGGCAAGTCGCCATTTTGAACCAGGAAAAACTCGGCTTCGATCTGTTATGTTTTATTTTTATCAGCACGACTGTTCATCAGGCAGAAGAATTGCATGTGCTGGAATCCGCACTGCAGGCGATGCCCGAAGTGCTGGAATGCCATTGCCTGACGGGTGAATATGATTATTTGCTGAAAGTCGCCAACCGGGACCGGGCGGATCTGCAGGCATTCATCCGCAAACTGAACCGGCTTGGCGTCACGAAAATCCAGACTAGTCTCGTGCTGCGGGAAGTCAAAGATTCAACTGTACTGCCCATTACCGGCGGGCCGGATGCCATTTAA
- a CDS encoding NAD-dependent epimerase/dehydratase family protein, giving the protein MKRILITGALGQIGSELTGKLQEIYGVENVLATDIRPIENKDGNFALLDVTDGERMQQLAKDFNADTIMHMAALLSAKAEGNPLFAWNLNMGGLMNALETARNLGLQFFTPSSIGAFGPSTPKIGTPQDTLQRPTTMYGVNKVAGELLCDYYFHRFGVDTRGVRFPGLVSYVTPPGGGTTDYAVDIYYKALEQGSYASYIAQGTHMDMMYMPDALQAIVDLMEADAAQLEHRNAFNVTAMSVDPEAVAASIRKHLPDFKLTYDVDPVRQGIAASWPDSIDASAAEREWGFQVKYSLDAMTADMLNKLREKFAHA; this is encoded by the coding sequence GTGAAACGCATACTGATAACTGGTGCGCTCGGCCAGATTGGATCTGAACTGACGGGGAAACTCCAAGAAATATATGGAGTCGAAAACGTGCTGGCAACGGATATTCGTCCGATTGAAAATAAAGACGGTAATTTCGCATTATTGGATGTGACGGATGGGGAACGGATGCAGCAATTGGCGAAAGATTTTAATGCGGACACAATCATGCATATGGCGGCATTATTATCAGCAAAAGCCGAGGGAAATCCGTTATTCGCTTGGAATTTGAACATGGGCGGTCTTATGAATGCGCTGGAAACGGCCAGAAACCTGGGTCTGCAGTTTTTTACGCCAAGTTCGATCGGTGCGTTCGGCCCGTCCACACCGAAAATCGGCACCCCGCAGGATACATTGCAACGGCCGACAACGATGTACGGGGTCAATAAAGTCGCCGGGGAGTTGCTGTGTGACTATTATTTTCACCGATTTGGCGTTGATACGCGCGGTGTCCGCTTTCCGGGCCTCGTTTCTTATGTAACACCCCCGGGTGGCGGAACGACCGATTACGCAGTGGACATTTACTACAAAGCGCTCGAACAGGGCAGCTATGCTTCTTATATCGCGCAAGGGACGCATATGGACATGATGTACATGCCGGATGCCCTGCAGGCCATTGTGGATCTAATGGAAGCGGACGCAGCGCAACTTGAGCACCGGAATGCCTTTAATGTGACGGCGATGAGCGTGGACCCGGAAGCGGTTGCGGCGTCCATCCGGAAACACCTCCCGGATTTTAAATTGACATACGATGTCGATCCGGTCCGTCAGGGGATTGCCGCCAGCTGGCCGGACAGCATTGATGCATCTGCAGCTGAACGGGAATGGGGCTTCCAAGTGAAGTATTCCCTGGATGCCATGACAGCTGACATGCTCAATAAATTACGGGAAAAATTTGCACACGCCTGA
- a CDS encoding glycine C-acetyltransferase, with product MSKTLDAFLNDNLQELKEQGLYNEVDPVEGPNGPIIKVRGKELINLSSNNYLGLATNDELKKVAKETIDKYGVGAGAVRSINGTLDLHVQLEDKLAEFKGTEAAISYQSGFNCNMAAISAVMDKNDAILSDQLNHASIIDGCRLSKAKIIAYKHSDMEDLRAKAKEATESGLYNKVMVITDGVFSMDGDIAKLPEIVEIAKEFDLISYVDDAHGSGVTGKGKGTVKHFGLEKEVDMQMGTLSKAVGVVGGYVAGKQNLIDWLRVRSRPFLFSTAVPPGDTAAIISALQMIIDSTELHDKLWDNGDYLKKGLKELGFNIGESETPITPCIIGEEKLTQQFSKRLFEEGVYAKSIVFPTVPKGTGRVRNMPTAAHTKDMLDEALAVYEKVGKELGVIQ from the coding sequence TTGTCAAAAACACTTGATGCATTCCTGAACGATAACCTGCAGGAATTGAAAGAGCAGGGGCTGTACAATGAAGTGGATCCGGTTGAAGGCCCGAATGGCCCGATCATCAAAGTCCGCGGGAAAGAACTGATCAACTTATCATCCAATAACTATCTGGGCCTTGCAACGAACGACGAATTGAAAAAGGTCGCAAAAGAAACGATCGACAAATACGGCGTTGGCGCAGGTGCAGTGCGTTCGATCAACGGTACGCTCGACCTGCACGTGCAGCTTGAAGATAAGCTTGCCGAGTTCAAAGGGACGGAAGCGGCGATTTCGTATCAATCCGGCTTCAATTGCAATATGGCGGCGATTTCTGCAGTCATGGATAAGAATGATGCGATCCTGTCCGATCAGCTGAACCATGCTTCGATCATCGATGGCTGCCGACTGTCGAAAGCGAAGATCATCGCGTACAAGCATTCCGATATGGAAGACTTGCGGGCGAAGGCGAAAGAAGCGACAGAATCCGGTCTGTACAATAAAGTCATGGTTATCACAGACGGCGTATTCTCAATGGACGGCGACATTGCTAAGCTACCGGAAATCGTGGAAATCGCGAAGGAATTCGACCTCATCTCGTATGTCGATGACGCCCATGGATCCGGCGTGACCGGCAAAGGGAAAGGAACTGTAAAGCATTTCGGTCTGGAAAAAGAAGTTGATATGCAGATGGGCACGCTATCAAAAGCGGTCGGTGTGGTCGGCGGTTACGTTGCCGGTAAGCAGAACCTGATCGACTGGCTGCGCGTGCGCTCACGTCCGTTTTTATTCTCCACGGCAGTGCCGCCCGGCGATACAGCGGCCATCATTTCGGCGCTGCAGATGATCATCGATTCCACGGAGCTCCATGATAAGTTGTGGGATAACGGAGATTATTTGAAAAAAGGCCTGAAAGAGCTGGGCTTCAATATCGGGGAATCCGAAACGCCGATCACGCCGTGTATTATCGGTGAGGAGAAGCTGACCCAGCAATTCTCAAAGCGCCTGTTCGAAGAAGGCGTGTATGCAAAATCGATCGTTTTCCCTACTGTTCCGAAAGGCACCGGCCGCGTCCGCAACATGCCGACGGCCGCCCATACGAAAGACATGCTTGATGAAGCGCTTGCCGTATATGAAAAAGTCGGCAAAGAACTGGGCGTTATTCAATGA
- a CDS encoding immune inhibitor A domain-containing protein has protein sequence MGKSKWGTIVIASILTLSLAAPATANVEEPKVQTENWNTERYGDRVDIDQKLNQLAESEEFQQQAAEKIKAQAEQVQDKLTGGKTKGKDAGNDKTQTGKGKNQPGDGTAGDGSETTADNPFTFDGGTKLFLTRELAFKEFTLRSVGENVEIWVANDLAYGPNNPKPADIVTQAQVDKLRNEFDSNIYPKATEFFGIPDPLDGSNSPLPGIVGLPEGYYEGSDKVIMLVDNIVDEGWNNPDYPFFVAGFFWQTLENYIDRNIITIDTNSWDTRLENTFFGTTIHELQHLIQADNDGAETTWLNEGFSTFSEYLGGYGHDAGSINFYLDHPENSLVNWDEHYGAVTGPETIADYGQTYLFTLYMHDKFGKEFIRELATDGENQGMASIDQKLAEFGSDKSFNTLYQNFMAALTLDHSKVSSDYNIDSIDLRTLPVDSEGTVRGKTVDFEKAITFEKEGVPAWGGDFKEFNFDTTVRGMEFDGVAFLPLEWSTAANPLDETEQVLHANNGDEVDQALIFGATVPADNPVLTFDHYYDIEEQWDYGVVQVSTDNGETWTSLANENTRIDVVEEGYPKIKENVPGFTGHKLNWSTETFDLSAYAGRDILVSFRNLTDWGYNDTGWFIKNVSLGDFFADGSSTEPFQSLGQLKGEYVDFTTTFVQTKKNGQQHVFHVDPFNVTEEEALDLQNVFREGNVKMITSYAAQPGQGNAQEFTYEVQYKIDNPNKGAGNNSGE, from the coding sequence ATGGGAAAAAGTAAATGGGGCACAATCGTAATAGCCAGCATCCTGACACTCTCACTTGCAGCGCCGGCCACGGCAAACGTGGAAGAGCCGAAAGTTCAGACCGAAAACTGGAACACAGAACGCTATGGTGACCGGGTCGACATTGACCAAAAGCTGAACCAGTTAGCAGAAAGCGAAGAGTTCCAGCAGCAAGCAGCTGAAAAAATCAAAGCACAGGCTGAACAAGTGCAGGACAAGCTGACGGGTGGTAAAACGAAAGGGAAAGATGCCGGCAATGACAAAACCCAGACGGGTAAAGGAAAGAACCAACCGGGAGATGGGACTGCCGGTGATGGATCTGAAACAACTGCTGATAACCCATTCACGTTTGACGGCGGAACAAAACTATTCCTTACCCGGGAGCTTGCGTTCAAAGAATTCACACTTCGCAGCGTCGGGGAGAATGTCGAAATTTGGGTGGCCAACGATCTTGCTTATGGCCCTAACAATCCAAAGCCGGCTGATATAGTAACACAAGCACAGGTTGATAAGCTGCGCAATGAATTTGACAGCAATATTTATCCGAAAGCGACTGAGTTCTTCGGAATACCGGATCCACTGGATGGCTCCAATTCCCCTCTTCCGGGGATAGTGGGATTGCCTGAGGGTTACTATGAGGGTTCCGATAAAGTGATCATGCTCGTTGATAATATTGTCGATGAAGGCTGGAACAATCCGGATTATCCATTCTTCGTCGCGGGCTTCTTCTGGCAGACGCTTGAAAATTATATCGACCGAAATATCATTACGATTGATACGAATTCGTGGGATACCCGTCTCGAAAACACCTTCTTTGGCACAACGATCCATGAACTGCAGCACTTGATTCAGGCGGATAACGACGGAGCGGAGACAACTTGGCTGAACGAAGGGTTCTCGACTTTCTCTGAATACCTCGGCGGCTATGGGCATGATGCCGGTTCGATCAATTTCTATCTGGATCACCCGGAAAACTCACTCGTGAACTGGGATGAGCATTATGGAGCGGTAACTGGTCCTGAAACGATCGCTGATTACGGCCAGACCTATCTGTTCACACTTTATATGCACGATAAATTCGGCAAAGAGTTCATCCGTGAGCTTGCAACGGATGGGGAAAATCAAGGCATGGCCAGCATCGACCAAAAGCTTGCCGAATTTGGTTCGGATAAATCATTCAATACGCTCTACCAGAATTTCATGGCAGCCCTGACTCTCGACCATTCGAAAGTCAGCAGTGATTACAATATCGACAGCATCGACCTTCGCACATTGCCGGTTGATTCAGAAGGCACCGTGCGCGGCAAGACGGTCGATTTTGAAAAAGCCATTACATTCGAAAAAGAAGGCGTTCCGGCATGGGGCGGCGATTTCAAGGAATTCAACTTCGATACCACAGTACGCGGTATGGAATTCGATGGCGTCGCTTTCCTCCCGCTGGAATGGAGTACTGCAGCTAACCCATTGGATGAGACCGAGCAGGTATTGCACGCAAACAACGGAGATGAAGTGGATCAGGCGTTGATTTTTGGGGCTACTGTACCGGCAGACAATCCAGTCCTGACATTCGATCATTATTATGACATCGAAGAACAATGGGATTATGGGGTCGTTCAAGTTTCCACTGATAATGGGGAAACATGGACGTCGTTAGCCAATGAAAACACGCGCATAGATGTCGTGGAAGAGGGGTACCCGAAAATTAAAGAGAACGTTCCGGGCTTCACTGGTCATAAGCTGAACTGGTCAACAGAGACATTCGACCTCTCGGCGTATGCAGGCCGCGACATTCTGGTTTCATTCCGTAATCTCACGGACTGGGGCTATAACGACACAGGCTGGTTCATCAAGAATGTGTCGTTGGGAGATTTCTTTGCAGACGGGTCATCGACAGAGCCATTCCAATCACTTGGCCAATTGAAAGGTGAATATGTCGACTTCACGACGACATTCGTCCAGACAAAGAAGAATGGTCAGCAGCATGTTTTCCATGTGGACCCATTCAATGTAACGGAAGAAGAAGCATTGGACCTTCAAAACGTCTTCCGGGAAGGCAACGTGAAAATGATTACTTCATACGCCGCGCAGCCGGGACAGGGCAATGCACAGGAATTCACGTACGAAGTACAGTACAAGATCGATAATCCGAATAAAGGCGCAGGAAACAACAGCGGCGAATAA
- a CDS encoding bifunctional cystathionine gamma-lyase/homocysteine desulfhydrase: MRPKTRLIHGGIFGDEHTGAVSTPIYQVSTYKQEGVGNFKYEYSRTGNPTRHALEELIADIEGGHAGFAFGSGMAAISSVMMMFSAGDHVVLTDDVYGGTYRVMTKVLNRFGLEHTFVDTGNLDEVKAAVRDNTKAIFVETPTNPLLKVTDIEEVAQFAKSKNLLTIVDNTFMTPYLQSPIKLGADIVLHSATKYIGGHSDVVAGLVVVNSEQLASDLHFIQNSVGAVPGPQDCWLLIRGLKTLGIRMEETNQNAKRVAEFLDGNDNVKNVFYPGLESHRGHDIMKKQATGFGGMISFDVGTVDAAHKLLDKVRYFTLAESLGAVESLISVPSLMTHASIPPERRAELGISEGLVRVSVGIEDVEDLIEDLENALAGE; encoded by the coding sequence ATGAGACCGAAAACGAGACTGATCCACGGCGGCATTTTCGGCGACGAGCACACAGGTGCCGTTTCCACGCCGATTTACCAGGTAAGCACGTATAAGCAGGAAGGGGTCGGCAATTTCAAGTACGAGTATTCCCGTACAGGCAATCCGACCCGCCACGCGCTGGAGGAATTGATCGCGGATATCGAAGGCGGGCATGCCGGGTTTGCATTCGGTTCCGGTATGGCAGCGATTTCGTCGGTCATGATGATGTTCTCTGCAGGAGATCACGTCGTGCTGACAGATGACGTCTACGGCGGGACATACCGCGTCATGACGAAAGTGCTGAACCGCTTCGGTCTGGAACATACATTCGTCGATACCGGCAATCTGGACGAAGTGAAAGCGGCGGTCCGCGACAACACGAAAGCGATTTTCGTCGAGACGCCGACCAATCCGCTTCTGAAAGTGACGGACATCGAAGAAGTGGCACAATTCGCTAAATCGAAAAACCTGCTGACGATCGTGGATAACACGTTCATGACGCCATATCTGCAAAGCCCGATCAAACTCGGCGCTGACATCGTGCTGCACAGCGCGACGAAATACATCGGCGGCCACAGTGACGTCGTGGCGGGTCTTGTTGTCGTGAACTCCGAACAGCTCGCTTCCGATCTTCATTTCATCCAGAACTCGGTCGGCGCAGTGCCTGGACCGCAGGACTGCTGGCTCTTAATCCGTGGCCTGAAAACGCTCGGTATCCGCATGGAAGAAACCAACCAGAATGCGAAGCGCGTCGCGGAATTCCTGGACGGCAATGACAATGTGAAAAACGTGTTCTACCCGGGCCTTGAAAGCCATCGCGGCCACGACATCATGAAAAAACAGGCGACCGGTTTCGGCGGCATGATTTCATTTGATGTCGGTACCGTGGATGCAGCGCATAAACTGCTCGACAAAGTCCGCTACTTCACACTTGCAGAAAGCTTAGGGGCAGTGGAAAGCCTGATCTCTGTGCCATCACTCATGACGCACGCGTCCATCCCGCCGGAACGCCGTGCGGAACTCGGTATTTCCGAAGGCCTTGTGCGCGTGTCGGTCGGAATCGAAGATGTGGAAGACTTAATTGAAGATCTGGAGAATGCACTCGCTGGCGAGTGA
- a CDS encoding PLP-dependent cysteine synthase family protein produces MTYVTSIQQLIGNTPLLELTHVAIPNGCRIFAKLEYFNPGGSVKDRLGLSLLEDAEARGVLEPGGTIVEPTAGNTGIGVAIAAIGKGYKVKFVVPERFSEEKQTLMRALGAEVINTPTDEGMKGAIEKAQQIAEEEQAFLPLQFGNPANPETYVRTMGPEIWNALDGEIDIFVAGAGSGGTFMGMSRFLKSKKPDVKTVIVEPQGSILNGGEPGPHLTEGIGMEFLPDYMDPDYFDAIHTIHDKEAFAALTVLAAKEGLLVGSSSGAAFAAALREAETAAPGSHIVTVFADSSERYLSQNIYGQTFEEEEAK; encoded by the coding sequence ATGACATATGTAACTTCCATTCAGCAGCTGATCGGGAATACGCCACTACTGGAACTGACCCATGTGGCAATCCCGAACGGCTGCCGTATTTTTGCGAAACTGGAATACTTTAATCCGGGCGGCAGTGTAAAGGACCGTCTCGGCCTGTCACTGCTTGAAGACGCTGAAGCGCGCGGCGTGCTGGAACCGGGCGGTACGATCGTTGAACCGACAGCGGGCAACACCGGCATCGGTGTGGCGATTGCCGCAATCGGAAAAGGTTATAAAGTGAAGTTCGTCGTACCGGAGCGGTTCAGTGAAGAAAAGCAGACGCTCATGCGGGCACTTGGCGCGGAAGTCATTAACACGCCGACGGACGAGGGCATGAAAGGCGCGATTGAAAAAGCGCAGCAGATCGCGGAAGAAGAGCAGGCGTTTCTGCCGCTTCAATTCGGCAATCCGGCCAATCCGGAAACGTACGTCCGGACGATGGGACCGGAAATCTGGAATGCGCTTGACGGCGAGATCGATATCTTCGTCGCCGGCGCTGGCTCCGGCGGGACGTTCATGGGCATGAGCCGTTTTCTCAAATCCAAAAAGCCGGATGTAAAGACGGTCATCGTTGAACCGCAAGGCTCCATCTTGAATGGCGGCGAACCGGGACCACATCTCACAGAAGGCATCGGCATGGAGTTCCTGCCGGATTACATGGATCCGGACTATTTTGATGCAATCCACACGATTCATGATAAGGAAGCATTCGCGGCGTTGACCGTGCTGGCGGCCAAGGAAGGGCTCCTTGTCGGCAGCTCTTCCGGTGCGGCGTTTGCGGCTGCACTGCGGGAAGCGGAAACTGCAGCACCCGGCAGCCATATCGTAACGGTGTTTGCGGATTCGAGCGAGCGCTATTTGAGCCAGAACATATACGGACAGACATTCGAAGAGGAGGAAGCGAAATGA